CTCCTCGGTGGGCTCTGCTCAGCAATACCACGGTTCGGTGAGGTATGGGATGGTTACCCGTGGCGGCGCCTGGGCCGTGGGTGGCAGCGGGCGGGAGGAGCCTTCTGACGCCCGCTCGGCCAGCAGCCAGACCTGTGAAAAAATCTCGCGCCGACTATCCCCGCGCGCTGCAGCCGCGTGGACGAGTGCCTGGACGTCCGCCTGGAGCTGGTCGACCCCGGGCTCGGGATGTCGCCAGGGATAGACCATTGCAGCCTCGTCAAACGGCTCCACCATCTGCCGCACCTCGGGCAGCTCGAGCAGTCGTGAACCTGCCGGAATCAGCAAGCGAATCGCGAGCTGGATGGGAGCGACCTGATCGATAAGATCGAGCTCTGCCAGGAGCGACAACAAATCTTGATAGCCCTCGACCGAGATCCACGGGGTAAAGGCCACGAAGGTCGGATTCAGAATCAGCCCCACCTCCTGGCACAGGTGGACGACCCGGATAAAATCCTCCCGGGTATGCCCCTTGTCCAGAAGGGCAAGCACGCGGTCATCGATCGACTCGACCGCACTGGTGACAAACAGACACCCGGTGTCCTTCAGTGCCTCGAGGTGCTCCGCATGCTTGAGGAGATGCTCAATCTTGATGGTCACGTCATAAGTCAGGTGTGGGTGTCCCGCGTGCAGGGCCTGGACCAGTGCCATAGCATGACCAATCCCATTAAAAAAGTCAGGGTCACCAAAAGTGATGTGCTGCGCCCCCGCTGCGACCTGTCTTCTGATGTCCTCCAACACCACATCCTGCTGGACGATGCGGAACTGCCCCTGATAGACCGGGACCACCGGGCAGTGGCGACACAAATGCTTGCAGCCCCGACTCGCCTCCGTATATCCCACGGTCCGACTCTGCCCGTCTCCGAGTTCGAGCTGCGCATACTTCGATAACGCCGCAAGACCACTCCGATCCGGAACTAAGAATCGTTGTTTGGCCAGTGAAACCAGAGGCTCAGCCTGTGGAACCCCTCTTGCCCCCCCCGGGCTGGCTCGCAGCCGCTTTACCAGGCTCAGCAATCCCTCTTCGAACTCCCCCCCCAGGACGGTGTCCGCGCCGAGACTTCGCAGCAGGGCTTCGTTCATCGAGGCGTAAAGCCCGTAGAAGCAGAGATGGACATTGGGATTGAGGGTA
Above is a window of Candidatus Methylomirabilota bacterium DNA encoding:
- a CDS encoding CUAEP/CCAEP-tail radical SAM protein: MQTVLISTYELGRQPFGLASPAAWLRQAGARVTCLDLAVERLDEEAIRAAGLVAFYVPMHTATRIATRVVERVNTLNPNVHLCFYGLYASMNEALLRSLGADTVLGGEFEEGLLSLVKRLRASPGGARGVPQAEPLVSLAKQRFLVPDRSGLAALSKYAQLELGDGQSRTVGYTEASRGCKHLCRHCPVVPVYQGQFRIVQQDVVLEDIRRQVAAGAQHITFGDPDFFNGIGHAMALVQALHAGHPHLTYDVTIKIEHLLKHAEHLEALKDTGCLFVTSAVESIDDRVLALLDKGHTREDFIRVVHLCQEVGLILNPTFVAFTPWISVEGYQDLLSLLAELDLIDQVAPIQLAIRLLIPAGSRLLELPEVRQMVEPFDEAAMVYPWRHPEPGVDQLQADVQALVHAAAARGDSRREIFSQVWLLAERASEGSSRPLPPTAQAPPRVTIPYLTEPWYC